TTTTTCCTCGTTAATTTTCTGTTTTGACTTTTCCAGCCTGTAGCTTGGCAAGTTAAGTTCAAGAATGATGCTATGATGTACAAGTCTGTCAATGGCAGCGGCGGTAGTCATGGGATCCTTGAAAATCTGCTCCCATTTGGAAAAGGGAAGATTACTTGTGAGCATGACAGATCCACGTTC
The Desulforegula conservatrix Mb1Pa DNA segment above includes these coding regions:
- a CDS encoding ATP-binding protein — translated: ERGSVMLTSNLPFSKWEQIFKDPMTTAAAIDRLVHHSIILELNLPSYRLEKSKQKINEEKSEENAP